The genomic window CCGGTCAGCTCAAGCCTGCCTTCGTCATCGTCAAGGTACTCGGGAAAGTAATAATGGGCGTGATCCTGATTGAGATAACCGAACCATGAATCAAACCCTTGATGGGTCGCTCTGCCGATGGTTCCGGCGTCTCCCAGCGACCATTTGCCAACTCCGCCGCAGCGATAGCCGGCAGGCTTGAGGACTTCAGCGATCGTGGCATCGTCCTCCTGAAGGTAGGTGTGGTAGTGTGGCACGTTATCGCGGGCCGGCGTGTGCCCGTTGTGAAGTCCTGTCATCAGGACGCTTCGAGACGCGGTGCAAACCGGCGCTCCGGCATAAGCCTGAGTAAATCGCATCCCGTTGCTGGCCAGTTGGTCGATTCGCGGCGTCGAAATTAGCTTTTGACCATAACAACCAAGATCACCGTAGCCGAGATCATCCGCCATGATCAGCACAATGTTGGGTTTCTGCGACGTCACAGGTAAATCATCGGCGGCAGTAAACCAGGAATTCGCTGGCTGCGCCCAGGCGTCCAGGCCATTGGTTGCCAACAGCAAGCCGCAGATGAAACTCGCCAGAACGTGGTTCATGATTTTGTCCATTTTTAAACGCACAGCCATCACCACTGGCGTGCAATTCTCTGGTTATCCGTCAGCATTTGGTCGGCAAAGGTATAAAGCAGCAATGCCGAGTGCACCAGCAATCACGGGGATCGACAATGCAGCCGTTGCCACGCGGTTACGGGATCGGCGATACATCGCCTCAATCAACGTCCCCTTGGTCGCAGAAGTGATGCCGTCGAAATCCACATCCCATCGCTGAGGTCTATAGTAGTCGTAGACCACGCTCGGCATCCAGTAAGTCGATCCATGGTAGTTTAGGCCAGTAGCGACGAAGGCAACAATGGCGACAGTGAGGTAAGTGATATGAAACGGTCCAAAAGGGGCCATGAACCTATCAGGCGGTGCTCCCTAGCACGGAAAGAAAGGTTCATGTCCCCATTTGAGGTCTGGAGCGAAGCACGAGCGGAGCAAGTGTTTCAAAATGAGGATTACACGAGGGTAGCAAGAGCGTGCGATTCGAAGATAATTATCAACGCTCGCCAGCCATTGAAGTCCACCGTTCCACCAAGTAATCATGGCGTTCCCTGACGACCTTGTGTCAACGCTCTCTGAAGCTGTTCAAGCAAATGACGCTGACGCGATCCGTGACAGGATCTTAAAATTCAAGCTGACGGGTCACGACCTGGGCGAATGCCTCATAATGGCATCGTACCTAGGAAACATTGGCGCGATGAAAGTGTTGCTTGAATATGATGCTGATGTTCATTGGAAAAACGAAGACGGCGAAACAGCGTTCAGCTTCGCGTGTGCCTATGATCAATTTGATGCTGCGAGACTGCTGCACCAACACGGTGCTGACATCAACAGTGTCGATTCCAGTGGTGGCACGCCACTTGATTGGGCAGTCTGTCACGCTCGCCCCGAGTTTCGTGCATGGCTTAAGGACATTGGGGGGAGGAGGAACAGCGACCACGAAGAATGGCCATGGCCGCCAAAGACTGACGGTTGTGGGACTTGATATATTGACCTCACACGCCATTGAAGAGGGTTCCATCAGAGGGTTGCACGAGTGTGGCCGTGTTGTGCGATTCGAAGTAAGTTATCAACTCCCGCCAGCCAGTGAATTTCGACGTTAGCCGACTGAAACCCACCAACCTCGTTCCATCCGTGATCTCAGTTCACCCCCTTTCGCCTGACTACGTCCAACCCGTCACACTGATGGTTGGCGAACTGCTGCACGAAATCATGCGTGTCATTGATGTGCCCGCGTTCGACTTTGACCACGACTCGACCGCAAAGCGACTGTCAGCATTCATCGACGACGGAATTTACGATGGATTCGTTGCGTTTGACGACGCTAAGGCCATTGGATT from Roseimaritima ulvae includes these protein-coding regions:
- a CDS encoding ankyrin repeat domain-containing protein; this encodes MAFPDDLVSTLSEAVQANDADAIRDRILKFKLTGHDLGECLIMASYLGNIGAMKVLLEYDADVHWKNEDGETAFSFACAYDQFDAARLLHQHGADINSVDSSGGTPLDWAVCHARPEFRAWLKDIGGRRNSDHEEWPWPPKTDGCGT